The Candidatus Poribacteria bacterium genome has a window encoding:
- a CDS encoding PEP-CTERM sorting domain-containing protein → MKIMLVLAGFVLMIAYCVISTSDMAQAEEVLGVGTDELLGGDLTDPEDDGEPEADKGYNAIFSANDEPGFAGGEFAFNVFDNRLGPSNDKWCCGRGGGIPKEGLHVTAEFEEQYALTHFTVSSANDVPPRDPTVWEVQGSNDGKKFTTIFAHDGKSFWDQRLQVVLFEAGEDYDVQKTGYRFFRHVTFDTASNPAGAYFQIGEIEYFGDTLTAVDPKAKLTTTWGHLKNVR, encoded by the coding sequence ATGAAAATTATGTTGGTATTAGCAGGATTTGTGCTGATGATAGCCTATTGTGTTATCAGCACAAGCGACATGGCACAGGCGGAGGAAGTCTTAGGCGTAGGAACGGATGAACTGTTAGGTGGAGACCTAACCGATCCAGAAGACGATGGTGAGCCTGAAGCAGATAAAGGTTACAACGCCATTTTCTCAGCCAACGATGAACCTGGATTCGCGGGCGGTGAATTTGCGTTTAACGTCTTTGATAACCGTCTTGGCCCCAGCAATGACAAATGGTGCTGCGGACGTGGGGGCGGCATTCCGAAAGAAGGTCTACACGTGACAGCTGAGTTTGAGGAGCAGTACGCATTAACACACTTCACCGTATCTTCAGCGAACGATGTTCCTCCGAGGGACCCGACAGTGTGGGAGGTTCAAGGGTCGAACGACGGCAAGAAGTTTACGACCATCTTTGCTCACGACGGGAAAAGTTTTTGGGATCAGCGACTGCAAGTCGTCCTTTTTGAGGCAGGGGAAGATTACGACGTTCAAAAAACTGGGTATCGTTTTTTCCGGCATGTTACTTTTGACACTGCATCGAACCCGGCTGGGGCGTACTTTCAAATTGGCGAAATTGAGTACTTTGGCGATACTCTGACCGCCGTAGACCCTAAAGCCAAACTCACAACTACATGGGGACACCTCAAAAACGTCCGATAA
- a CDS encoding ABC transporter permease — translation MQITQGVSVGLTALKRNKLRSVLTTLGIIIGIAAVVAVVSVGGGAEHLMLAELERIGGAGMIVCFRKEAFRREDGSYVENKHPEYIEYEDLDFLLENCPSLKSAVALSEMSFTVSRKNVNQSLQVLGVTPFYEEVNNWYIQAGRFITQSDMERREPICVIGSEVRKDLFKMDDPIGLELKINTERFTVIGVMEEKGNSMASEGWDNRVIIPLTTMGIRFIGQWKGWIYLWAQAESYEKVEQAVAEIKVAMRQQHGDEKYFEFFTAKEIIKQVGNVSRIVQILLGGVASVALFVGGIGIMNIMLVSVTERTREIGLRKALGAKRRDILIQFLIEAIVLSICGGLIGILIGSSLASISGLVISKLMKASWPAVVSVQAALIAFSVSGLIGIFFGLYPANKAAGLTPTEALRHE, via the coding sequence ATGCAGATTACGCAAGGGGTCTCTGTTGGCTTGACAGCGCTGAAACGTAACAAGTTGCGCTCCGTGCTAACAACGCTTGGGATTATCATCGGCATCGCAGCAGTCGTGGCTGTTGTTTCAGTCGGCGGCGGTGCGGAACATCTTATGCTTGCTGAATTGGAGCGTATCGGCGGTGCAGGTATGATTGTCTGCTTTAGGAAAGAGGCGTTTCGTAGGGAAGATGGCTCGTATGTTGAGAATAAGCATCCGGAGTATATTGAATACGAAGACCTTGATTTTCTCCTTGAAAACTGTCCTTCTCTGAAATCAGCGGTAGCACTGTCAGAGATGAGTTTTACTGTGTCGCGCAAAAACGTTAATCAGTCGCTTCAAGTTCTCGGCGTTACACCCTTCTATGAAGAGGTTAATAACTGGTACATTCAAGCGGGTAGATTTATTACCCAGAGCGACATGGAACGGAGAGAACCGATCTGTGTCATCGGGTCTGAAGTCCGAAAAGATCTATTTAAAATGGATGATCCGATTGGGCTTGAACTCAAAATCAACACGGAACGGTTCACCGTCATTGGGGTCATGGAGGAAAAGGGCAATAGTATGGCATCCGAAGGGTGGGATAATCGGGTAATTATTCCACTCACCACAATGGGGATCCGTTTTATTGGGCAATGGAAAGGCTGGATCTATCTGTGGGCGCAAGCCGAGAGTTATGAAAAAGTCGAACAAGCCGTCGCTGAAATCAAGGTTGCTATGCGTCAGCAACACGGCGATGAAAAATATTTTGAATTTTTCACGGCGAAAGAGATTATAAAACAGGTAGGCAATGTCAGTCGAATCGTTCAGATACTCTTGGGCGGTGTTGCGAGCGTTGCTCTGTTTGTCGGTGGTATCGGTATTATGAATATCATGTTAGTCTCCGTGACAGAGAGAACTCGTGAAATTGGCTTGCGCAAAGCCCTTGGCGCGAAACGCCGTGACATTCTAATTCAATTTCTCATTGAAGCCATCGTTTTAAGCATTTGTGGTGGGCTTATCGGTATTCTCATCGGAAGTAGCCTCGCTTCTATTTCGGGTTTAGTTATTTCAAAACTCATGAAGGCGAGTTGGCCCGCCGTTGTCTCCGTCCAAGCCGCGTTGATCGCGTTTAGCGTTTCAGGATTGATCGGCATATTCTTTGGACTCTACCCAGCAAACAAGGCTGCAGGTCTCACCCCAACAGAGGCACTGCGTCACGAATAG
- a CDS encoding sugar phosphate nucleotidyltransferase — translation MPIAGYGTRLFPATKAVPKALFPIIDQDGIAKPIIQMVIEEALTAGVEEVCIVAQPQQVEPITTYFSGAVADAIREKPELAGQADRLEEIGNRLHFAIQAEPEGFGHAIYCARDFADGEPVMILLGDHLYIPESGVSCAKQLMDVYTEVGQSVTSLDLCHENELSLNGIVHGSPSVESERLFTLSQIAEKPTVAFAQQHLRVEGIPEQQYLCNFGIDLLTPLLFDILDYNYKHRIVTHGEIQLRDAMTEIIKQEGMHGYHVAGKRYDTGNPQDLLKTVNAFGLQSPYRNSLI, via the coding sequence ATCCCCATTGCTGGATACGGGACACGTCTTTTCCCCGCCACAAAAGCCGTACCGAAAGCACTCTTTCCGATTATCGATCAGGATGGTATCGCAAAGCCGATCATTCAGATGGTTATTGAGGAAGCACTAACGGCAGGTGTGGAAGAGGTGTGTATCGTCGCTCAGCCGCAACAGGTTGAACCGATTACCACCTATTTTTCTGGTGCTGTCGCCGATGCGATTCGTGAAAAACCGGAGTTAGCAGGGCAGGCAGATCGGTTGGAAGAAATAGGGAATCGACTGCATTTCGCAATTCAGGCGGAACCGGAAGGATTCGGGCACGCCATCTATTGTGCAAGGGATTTCGCGGATGGTGAGCCGGTTATGATTCTGCTTGGAGACCATCTCTATATTCCGGAATCGGGTGTTTCTTGTGCCAAGCAGCTCATGGATGTTTACACAGAGGTTGGGCAATCTGTCACAAGCCTTGACCTTTGTCATGAAAATGAACTCTCGCTCAACGGCATTGTTCACGGCAGCCCTTCTGTAGAATCTGAGAGGCTCTTTACGTTATCACAAATTGCAGAAAAACCGACAGTGGCGTTCGCGCAGCAGCATCTCCGCGTGGAAGGTATCCCAGAACAGCAATACCTCTGCAACTTCGGAATCGACCTTCTGACCCCCCTCCTCTTTGATATTCTGGATTACAATTACAAACACCGAATTGTAACGCACGGCGAGATTCAGTTACGGGATGCGATGACAGAAATCATAAAACAGGAAGGCATGCACGGTTACCACGTCGCAGGTAAGCGATACGATACAGGCAACCCACAGGATTTACTCAAAACTGTAAACGCCTTTGGATTACAAAGCCCCTATCGGAATTCTCTAATCTAA
- a CDS encoding ATP-binding cassette domain-containing protein — MIEVDNLSKTFKVYHHRKGFFGSFVNLFSRKHRVIRAVDSVSFTVQRGEIVGYLGPNGAGKSTTIKMLTGILVPSSGSVTVNGYIPHRQRKENAKHIGVVFGQRSHLWFDLPVQESFELLQRIYRIPQAQYRDNVEMFDALLNLGDFFQTPVRQLSLGQRMRADIAAALLHNPDVLFLDEPTIGLDVVAKARIREFIQKINAEREVTVVLTTHDLDDVEKLCKRVILIDNARLCFDGELTTLRRLLSTERLLTVDYAEVYPDISISNAHVTFQEGARVQYRFSPEKISTADLIGAILQKFKIVDISVQEPDIEELIKTVYEDNLTLERKLAKPIPPDTGKLT, encoded by the coding sequence ATGATTGAAGTTGATAATCTGAGCAAGACCTTCAAAGTCTATCATCACCGCAAAGGCTTTTTCGGGAGTTTTGTGAACCTTTTTTCCCGTAAACATCGCGTTATTCGGGCAGTGGACAGCGTTTCATTCACGGTCCAACGTGGCGAAATTGTGGGATATTTAGGACCAAATGGTGCGGGCAAGTCAACGACTATCAAGATGTTAACCGGCATTTTGGTGCCTTCGTCAGGCAGCGTGACTGTAAACGGCTATATTCCGCATCGGCAGCGAAAGGAGAATGCCAAACACATTGGTGTTGTGTTTGGGCAGCGTTCACATTTATGGTTCGATTTGCCCGTCCAAGAGTCATTCGAGCTACTACAGCGTATCTATCGGATTCCGCAGGCACAATACCGTGACAATGTAGAGATGTTCGATGCACTGCTCAATCTTGGCGATTTTTTCCAGACACCAGTCCGCCAGTTGAGCCTCGGTCAGCGGATGCGTGCGGACATCGCCGCTGCGCTGCTCCACAATCCCGATGTCTTGTTCCTTGATGAACCGACGATCGGTTTGGATGTCGTCGCCAAGGCGCGTATCCGGGAATTTATCCAAAAAATCAACGCCGAGCGGGAGGTCACGGTTGTATTGACAACACATGATTTAGACGATGTCGAAAAATTGTGCAAGCGCGTCATTCTCATTGACAACGCGCGTCTCTGTTTTGATGGAGAACTCACCACACTTCGGCGATTGCTTTCGACAGAACGACTTTTGACTGTTGATTATGCCGAAGTCTATCCAGACATCAGTATATCCAATGCGCATGTTACCTTTCAAGAAGGTGCTCGCGTGCAGTATCGGTTCTCTCCAGAAAAAATTAGCACAGCGGATCTCATCGGTGCAATTCTCCAAAAGTTCAAGATTGTAGATATATCCGTCCAAGAGCCTGATATTGAAGAGTTAATCAAAACGGTTTACGAGGATAATCTCACGCTTGAACGTAAATTGGCGAAGCCAATACCACCGGACACAGGCAAATTGACTTGA
- a CDS encoding LamG domain-containing protein, which translates to MRLRNIRIICVLAALLTVFCYVTAADAQDFVTDGLVAMWTLNEADLDGKTVKDVLGKNDAEVVGKLNFVEGATDGTGEAMEFEGKPDNYVKIPDMGDFDHVSIECYALEGQFGGIQGIVSTWQWAAGKVHFKFEGNQIQVHKNDGVKIRLNAETDRWYHIVYTSNTKDNELKLYVDGELVDEGNAGTTPENMKERRIGSEHDGRFLIGMIDNVRIYDRILDEKEVEQNFESKSDQLPVEPAGKLSATWGYLKALRN; encoded by the coding sequence ATGCGTCTAAGGAATATCAGAATAATCTGTGTACTTGCCGCACTTCTCACTGTGTTCTGCTATGTGACAGCGGCTGATGCACAAGATTTCGTAACAGATGGACTCGTTGCCATGTGGACGCTCAATGAAGCTGATTTGGATGGCAAGACTGTCAAAGATGTTCTTGGCAAAAACGATGCAGAAGTCGTTGGTAAACTCAATTTTGTCGAAGGTGCGACAGATGGCACCGGAGAAGCGATGGAGTTTGAAGGGAAACCCGACAACTACGTTAAAATCCCCGATATGGGTGATTTCGATCATGTATCTATTGAATGCTACGCGCTTGAGGGACAGTTCGGTGGCATTCAAGGCATCGTTTCAACGTGGCAGTGGGCGGCTGGCAAGGTCCATTTCAAATTTGAAGGAAACCAGATTCAAGTTCATAAAAACGACGGTGTCAAAATTCGCTTGAATGCTGAAACCGACAGGTGGTATCACATTGTCTACACCAGCAATACCAAAGACAACGAACTCAAACTCTATGTTGATGGTGAGTTAGTTGATGAAGGGAATGCTGGCACAACTCCTGAAAACATGAAGGAACGGCGCATCGGTAGTGAACACGATGGCAGGTTCCTCATCGGGATGATAGATAATGTCCGCATCTATGATCGGATCCTTGATGAAAAAGAGGTCGAACAGAATTTTGAGTCTAAGAGCGATCAATTGCCCGTTGAGCCTGCTGGGAAACTCTCAGCCACTTGGGGATACCTCAAGGCGTTGCGAAATTAA
- a CDS encoding ABC-2 family transporter protein — MNSLYLTFHVYLAFARKSFQKQMQYRVANLAGLITNFFFLLVYVFVYTAFYAVYTGPQPLNLDEVITYFVLCQSFFMLMPFWGARSEITNAIKDGSVALQLTKPVDFQTYWFTDEFGKACYYLLMRGLPTFLISILFFKVAIPQQSTVLIAFAVSMTLSILMSAAITITIFSSAFWTLDTTGISGISYSIIFLFSGMLVPIALWPEWLAHIARWLPFEGLIDVPFSIYLGKITGINIWIAISKQMAWNLFFIGLGRFLLSRGFSRLVIQGG, encoded by the coding sequence ATGAACTCCCTCTATCTGACATTCCATGTCTATTTGGCATTTGCAAGGAAGTCGTTCCAGAAGCAGATGCAATATCGGGTTGCGAACCTTGCAGGGTTGATTACCAATTTCTTCTTTTTGTTGGTGTATGTTTTTGTCTATACCGCTTTTTATGCAGTGTATACCGGTCCGCAGCCCCTCAATCTGGATGAGGTTATCACCTATTTCGTTCTCTGTCAGTCTTTTTTCATGCTTATGCCGTTTTGGGGGGCTCGCTCTGAAATTACGAACGCGATTAAAGATGGCAGCGTCGCACTCCAATTAACAAAACCGGTTGACTTCCAGACGTATTGGTTCACGGATGAATTTGGTAAAGCCTGCTATTACCTGCTCATGCGGGGGCTTCCAACTTTTCTTATCAGTATTCTCTTTTTCAAGGTTGCAATTCCGCAGCAATCCACCGTCCTAATAGCGTTCGCAGTTTCAATGACGCTCTCTATTCTCATGAGTGCTGCGATCACGATCACGATTTTTAGTAGTGCGTTCTGGACGCTGGATACAACGGGGATTTCTGGAATCTCTTACTCCATAATTTTCCTGTTTTCCGGAATGTTGGTTCCGATCGCGCTGTGGCCCGAGTGGTTAGCACACATCGCAAGATGGTTACCGTTTGAAGGCTTGATTGATGTCCCGTTTAGTATCTATTTGGGCAAGATTACAGGCATCAACATCTGGATTGCGATAAGTAAGCAGATGGCGTGGAACCTCTTTTTTATTGGGCTGGGACGGTTTCTTTTAAGCCGTGGGTTTTCAAGACTGGTTATACAGGGCGGTTAG
- a CDS encoding ABC transporter ATP-binding protein, whose amino-acid sequence MGTQTVDALRGVNFQIQRGEYISIMGPSGSGKSTLFNMIGGLDKPTEGRVYIDEVDIAQLDAYELAWLRCRKIGYIFQSFNLIPVMTALENVSLPMIFAGMSADESREKGVDLLKLVGLGDRVQHKPLELSGGQQQRVAIARSLANDPAIVLADEPTGNLDTKTGLEIIALLRRLNDENGVTIITATHDHKMLDVSDRIFHMADGKVDKIETREEIDLHVGKLDGEEVG is encoded by the coding sequence ATGGGTACACAGACTGTAGATGCCCTCCGCGGTGTTAATTTTCAAATCCAGCGCGGTGAGTACATCTCAATCATGGGTCCCTCTGGTTCCGGGAAGTCAACGCTCTTCAACATGATTGGCGGCTTAGATAAACCGACCGAAGGCAGAGTTTACATTGACGAAGTGGACATCGCACAACTTGATGCGTACGAACTCGCGTGGCTCCGCTGTCGAAAGATCGGTTATATCTTCCAGTCATTCAACCTCATCCCTGTTATGACAGCACTTGAAAACGTCTCACTTCCGATGATCTTTGCGGGTATGAGTGCTGATGAGAGCCGGGAGAAAGGTGTGGATCTCCTCAAACTCGTTGGATTGGGGGACCGCGTGCAACACAAACCGTTAGAACTCTCCGGTGGACAGCAGCAGCGTGTCGCAATCGCACGTTCGCTCGCGAACGACCCAGCGATTGTCCTCGCCGATGAACCAACCGGAAACCTTGATACCAAAACCGGGTTAGAGATCATAGCACTGCTCCGTCGCCTTAACGATGAAAACGGTGTGACCATTATCACAGCAACACACGACCATAAGATGTTAGATGTCTCCGACCGTATTTTCCACATGGCAGATGGCAAAGTAGACAAAATCGAGACACGCGAGGAGATTGATCTCCATGTCGGTAAATTAGACGGTGAAGAGGTCGGGTAA
- a CDS encoding metal-dependent hydrolase: MKLNNGIRLTWLGHSTFKIEADGQTLLIDPWVTNNPVCPDALKTFDTLNVILITHGHADHIGDAVSLAKEHTPTVVSIVEIAGWLGKQGVDNTIGMNKGGTVTVGGIKATMVSANHSSSFTEEDGTTVYLGEPAGYVIEFANGYKIYHAGDTNVFGDMGIIGEIYQPDLALLPIGDHFTMGPREAAYAAQLLNVPAILPIHYGTFPLLTGTPEELRKLTASQDVEIISLAVGETLD, encoded by the coding sequence ATGAAATTGAATAACGGTATTCGCCTGACATGGCTCGGACATTCCACCTTCAAAATCGAAGCAGATGGACAAACACTCCTCATAGATCCATGGGTGACAAACAACCCAGTATGTCCAGATGCCCTCAAAACCTTCGACACCCTCAATGTGATACTCATAACACACGGGCACGCGGATCATATCGGCGATGCGGTATCTCTTGCGAAAGAACACACACCGACAGTCGTGTCCATCGTCGAAATCGCAGGGTGGCTCGGTAAACAGGGTGTTGACAACACAATTGGGATGAACAAGGGCGGCACTGTCACCGTCGGCGGCATAAAGGCAACGATGGTCTCAGCAAACCATAGCAGCAGCTTCACAGAGGAAGACGGCACGACAGTTTATTTAGGTGAACCAGCGGGTTATGTTATTGAATTCGCGAACGGCTATAAGATCTATCACGCTGGAGATACGAATGTCTTCGGAGATATGGGGATTATCGGCGAGATCTATCAACCTGACTTGGCACTGCTACCCATTGGTGACCATTTCACGATGGGACCCCGTGAAGCCGCTTATGCCGCACAATTACTCAATGTCCCAGCGATCCTACCCATCCATTACGGCACTTTCCCACTCTTAACAGGAACCCCTGAAGAACTCCGTAAATTGACAGCATCCCAAGATGTGGAAATTATTTCGTTAGCGGTCGGGGAAACATTAGATTAG
- a CDS encoding aminotransferase class V-fold PLP-dependent enzyme, producing MNIYKRLGIRTVINGNATLTRLGGSIMPPEVVEAMVEASKHFVDIIELQKRVGEEIAALTHNEAAYVSCGAAAALTLSTAACITGLDAAKREKLPHLDASMKSEVIVHRHGRVGYDFAVRQVGVTFVEIGDENGTTRDELENAISEKTAAIFYFANPGREHLWVSYEEAIAIAKRHGVPLIVDAAAQLPPPENLWRFTEMGADLALFSGGKGLCGPQSSGLIVGNKSLIEAIAFNGPPHPFIGRGMKVGKEEMVGLLAAVNWYLDQDYEALQQSYEDQVTYYDEVFADIQGVTVHRSFPSEAGQPMPRTEIRFDAEQLGITRDEILQQLTEGEPSIDIAGAGADGVLINGQTLMPGEVEIIAQRLKEILGKTA from the coding sequence ATGAATATCTACAAACGCTTAGGCATTCGCACAGTTATCAACGGCAACGCGACGCTCACACGGCTCGGTGGTTCAATTATGCCACCTGAAGTTGTTGAGGCGATGGTTGAAGCCTCAAAGCACTTTGTAGATATTATTGAACTCCAAAAACGGGTCGGTGAAGAAATTGCGGCACTCACACATAACGAGGCAGCTTATGTCTCTTGTGGTGCTGCCGCTGCGTTGACACTCAGTACCGCAGCATGTATCACCGGACTCGATGCCGCCAAGCGCGAAAAATTGCCCCACCTCGACGCATCAATGAAAAGCGAAGTCATCGTGCACCGCCACGGTCGTGTCGGATACGACTTTGCTGTACGACAAGTAGGTGTCACATTCGTAGAAATAGGCGATGAAAACGGAACGACCCGCGACGAGTTAGAGAACGCTATCAGTGAAAAAACCGCCGCGATCTTCTACTTCGCGAACCCGGGTAGAGAACATCTCTGGGTGTCTTATGAAGAAGCCATCGCGATTGCCAAAAGACACGGTGTTCCCCTCATCGTTGATGCCGCTGCACAATTACCACCCCCAGAAAATCTATGGCGTTTCACGGAGATGGGAGCGGATTTAGCACTCTTTAGTGGTGGAAAAGGCTTGTGTGGTCCTCAAAGTAGCGGCTTAATCGTGGGGAACAAATCGTTGATTGAGGCTATCGCTTTCAACGGACCACCGCATCCGTTTATCGGCAGGGGTATGAAGGTCGGTAAAGAGGAGATGGTCGGTTTGCTTGCCGCTGTCAACTGGTATCTGGATCAGGACTACGAAGCGTTACAGCAATCCTACGAAGATCAGGTTACCTATTATGACGAGGTGTTCGCGGACATCCAAGGCGTTACAGTACATCGTAGTTTTCCCTCCGAAGCTGGACAACCGATGCCCCGCACTGAAATCCGATTTGACGCAGAACAACTCGGTATCACACGCGATGAAATCCTCCAGCAACTCACAGAAGGTGAACCCTCTATTGACATCGCAGGCGCAGGTGCAGACGGTGTTCTTATCAATGGACAAACCCTGATGCCCGGAGAGGTAGAAATTATCGCCCAAAGATTAAAGGAAATCTTAGGTAAGACAGCATGA
- a CDS encoding ABC-2 family transporter protein, with product MHHLSLYFHFVKLRIRSQMEYRLSFLFELFAQASISVMDFFMIALLFNRFKQLAGWSLWEVGFLYGIVGICFAVAEMVGRGFDVFQRNIVRGGFDTMLVRPLGTFYQVFAHEFLLRRVGRIAQAVVVLLIANSQLTVSWSFAKVGYLLVTLMSGTCFFIGLFVIGATSCFWTVQSIEIINIFTNGGVFMGSYPFSIYRWWFRHFFTFVIPLACVNYFPSLFLLEKVGSSGVSPIGVQLAPFAGFLFLGITMLFWRWGVLRYQSTGH from the coding sequence ATGCACCATCTTTCACTCTACTTTCATTTCGTAAAACTTCGCATCCGATCACAGATGGAGTACCGACTCTCGTTTCTTTTTGAACTGTTTGCGCAAGCGAGTATCTCCGTCATGGATTTTTTCATGATTGCGCTCCTTTTTAACCGTTTCAAACAGTTGGCGGGGTGGAGTCTATGGGAAGTTGGATTCCTCTACGGCATAGTTGGTATCTGCTTTGCTGTCGCTGAGATGGTTGGGAGGGGTTTTGATGTCTTTCAGAGAAATATTGTACGTGGCGGCTTTGATACAATGCTGGTCCGACCTCTCGGCACTTTCTATCAGGTTTTCGCACATGAATTTCTGCTCCGTCGGGTCGGAAGGATAGCGCAAGCAGTTGTTGTGTTGCTTATTGCCAATTCGCAGCTCACTGTCTCTTGGTCATTTGCTAAGGTGGGCTATCTGTTGGTTACGCTGATGAGTGGGACCTGCTTTTTTATAGGTCTCTTCGTCATCGGTGCGACAAGTTGTTTTTGGACTGTCCAATCGATTGAGATCATTAATATCTTCACGAACGGTGGTGTGTTCATGGGAAGTTACCCGTTTTCTATCTATCGGTGGTGGTTTCGGCATTTTTTCACTTTTGTTATCCCACTGGCGTGTGTTAACTATTTTCCATCCCTTTTTCTTCTGGAGAAAGTTGGATCGTCTGGGGTCTCACCGATTGGTGTGCAGTTAGCCCCGTTCGCGGGTTTCCTTTTTCTCGGTATCACCATGCTGTTCTGGAGATGGGGCGTTTTACGCTATCAAAGCACCGGGCATTGA
- a CDS encoding Gfo/Idh/MocA family oxidoreductase: MRHQATKVRAAVVGLGWPGMQHLKGYTLDQRSEVIAVCDLDKARVQEVAKQHKIPNTYTDHLEMLKNQDIDAVSVCLPNFLHAPISIDALNAGKHVLCEKPPARSAQEAKAMADTAAQNGKTLMYALVQRFDGSSQHLKQLVEAGELGDVYFGKAAYVRRRGVPIGKEGWFVDKERAGGGALIDIGVHALDCIWWLMNSPRPVEVMGTSYSHFGHLVPDDVKYDVDDGTFAQIRFENGATIILETTWALNLPGDNYIKIAGTKAGVTLNPFTLYTEENGKEVDKPLSAPSINGFDEEVKHFVECVVDGKKPISSAEQGIMLMQMLDGIYESAEKGRSVPIVDLGTATG; this comes from the coding sequence GTGCGACATCAAGCAACGAAGGTCCGCGCCGCCGTTGTCGGACTCGGTTGGCCCGGGATGCAACATCTCAAAGGCTATACACTTGACCAGCGTTCAGAGGTTATCGCTGTCTGCGACTTGGATAAAGCGCGCGTCCAAGAGGTGGCGAAGCAACATAAAATACCGAATACATATACCGACCACTTGGAGATGCTGAAAAATCAGGATATTGATGCTGTGAGTGTTTGTTTGCCCAACTTCCTCCACGCGCCTATTTCTATTGACGCGCTGAACGCTGGCAAACATGTGCTTTGTGAAAAACCTCCTGCTCGGAGTGCTCAGGAGGCAAAGGCTATGGCGGATACAGCCGCTCAAAATGGAAAGACCTTAATGTACGCTCTCGTACAGCGGTTCGATGGAAGTTCTCAGCATCTCAAGCAGCTTGTTGAAGCGGGTGAACTCGGCGACGTTTATTTTGGTAAAGCCGCTTACGTCCGACGGCGCGGCGTTCCTATCGGCAAAGAAGGCTGGTTTGTTGATAAAGAACGCGCAGGCGGTGGCGCGCTCATTGACATCGGTGTTCATGCGTTAGATTGTATCTGGTGGTTAATGAACTCCCCCAGACCGGTTGAAGTCATGGGCACGTCGTATTCTCACTTTGGACACCTCGTGCCAGACGATGTTAAATACGATGTTGACGACGGGACCTTCGCCCAAATCCGCTTTGAAAATGGCGCGACGATTATCCTTGAAACAACATGGGCGCTGAACCTGCCGGGCGACAATTACATTAAAATCGCTGGAACAAAAGCAGGAGTGACGCTCAACCCCTTCACCCTTTACACGGAGGAAAATGGTAAGGAAGTGGATAAACCCCTCAGTGCGCCTTCGATTAACGGCTTTGACGAAGAGGTGAAACACTTCGTGGAATGCGTCGTTGATGGCAAGAAACCTATCTCCTCAGCGGAACAGGGCATCATGCTGATGCAGATGCTTGATGGTATTTACGAATCTGCGGAAAAGGGACGATCTGTGCCTATCGTAGATTTAGGTACCGCGACCGGATGA
- a CDS encoding PqqD family protein produces MLNRILYALKIKKRPDVDRSQVMKSFPVRNQLITWEVDDKGEASLVIPQKDKLWTRLAGKLFMLPDKRVIVLDSIGTYVWQMCDGKHTISQIIKGVQNQYQLTRKEAETSLFTFMQQLGKRNFIGFAIPNPQQNTPATPESEPEPAKPGFFGSLLRR; encoded by the coding sequence ATGCTGAACAGAATTTTATACGCCCTCAAAATTAAGAAGCGTCCCGATGTGGACCGGAGTCAGGTGATGAAGTCGTTTCCCGTGCGGAACCAACTCATAACCTGGGAGGTAGACGATAAAGGCGAAGCCTCACTCGTCATTCCACAGAAAGATAAACTCTGGACTCGACTCGCCGGTAAACTCTTTATGCTCCCCGATAAAAGGGTTATCGTATTGGATTCTATCGGAACTTATGTGTGGCAGATGTGCGATGGTAAGCATACCATTTCGCAGATTATAAAGGGAGTCCAAAACCAATACCAATTGACTCGTAAAGAGGCAGAAACGTCGCTCTTTACGTTCATGCAACAACTCGGCAAACGGAACTTCATAGGGTTCGCTATTCCTAATCCTCAACAGAATACACCAGCAACGCCAGAGTCGGAACCCGAACCCGCAAAGCCGGGATTTTTTGGGTCCCTATTGAGACGGTAA